In the genome of Flavobacterium panacagri, one region contains:
- the hisS gene encoding histidine--tRNA ligase, translated as MASKPSIPQGTRDFSPAEVSKRQYIIQTIKANFEKFGFQPIETPSFENSDTLMGKYGEEGDRLIFKILNSGNFFFNKNKIELPESLEVLQINSAETISLEQRIELNKFTGRISEKALRYDLTVPFARYVVQHQNEIEFPFKRYQIQPVWRADRPQKGRYREFFQCDADVVGSKSLWQEVELVQLYDTVFTALGLEGVTIKINNRKILSGIAEVIGASDKLIDFTVALDKLDKIGEDGVKKEMIEKGISEEALVKVQPLFSFSGTFADKINQLSELLSSSEEGMKGVEELKFICDNVADLSLSTAVLDLDVTLARGLNYYTGAIFEVAAPKTVSIGSIGGGGRYDDLTGIFGLKNMSGVGISFGLDRIYLVLEELNLFPETVAATSKAIFLNFGDKEALYASKAIQKLRQENIKVELYPDNVKVGKQFQYADKRLIPFAVIVGDQEIASNSYALKNLVTGEQVSVDFEGLKNALLG; from the coding sequence ATGGCTTCAAAACCAAGTATTCCACAAGGGACAAGAGATTTTTCGCCTGCAGAGGTGTCAAAACGTCAATATATTATTCAGACGATAAAAGCTAATTTTGAAAAATTTGGTTTTCAGCCAATAGAAACTCCTTCGTTTGAAAATTCAGATACTTTGATGGGAAAATATGGTGAAGAAGGAGATCGTTTGATTTTTAAAATCTTGAATTCAGGTAATTTTTTCTTCAATAAAAATAAAATTGAACTACCGGAATCTTTAGAAGTACTTCAAATAAATTCAGCAGAAACAATCAGTTTAGAGCAAAGAATTGAGTTGAATAAATTCACAGGAAGAATTTCTGAAAAAGCCTTACGTTATGATTTAACTGTGCCATTTGCAAGATATGTGGTGCAGCACCAAAATGAAATTGAGTTTCCTTTCAAAAGATATCAAATTCAACCGGTTTGGAGAGCAGATCGCCCGCAGAAAGGCCGTTACAGAGAATTTTTTCAATGTGATGCCGATGTTGTGGGTTCTAAGTCACTTTGGCAGGAAGTAGAATTGGTTCAATTATACGATACAGTTTTTACGGCTTTAGGATTAGAAGGTGTAACCATTAAAATCAATAACAGAAAAATATTATCTGGAATTGCTGAAGTAATTGGCGCTTCAGATAAATTGATTGATTTTACCGTTGCTCTTGATAAATTGGATAAAATTGGAGAAGACGGCGTTAAAAAAGAAATGATCGAAAAAGGAATTTCTGAAGAAGCTTTGGTTAAAGTGCAACCACTTTTTAGTTTTTCTGGAACTTTCGCTGATAAAATCAACCAGCTTTCAGAATTATTGTCTTCATCAGAAGAAGGAATGAAAGGTGTGGAAGAATTGAAATTTATTTGTGACAATGTTGCCGATTTAAGCTTGTCAACTGCAGTTTTAGACTTAGATGTGACATTAGCGCGTGGATTAAATTACTATACTGGAGCTATTTTTGAAGTGGCAGCGCCTAAAACCGTTTCCATTGGTTCTATTGGCGGAGGTGGAAGATACGACGATTTGACTGGTATTTTTGGTTTGAAAAATATGAGTGGTGTTGGAATCTCTTTTGGTTTGGATAGAATTTATTTGGTTTTGGAAGAATTAAACCTGTTTCCTGAAACAGTTGCGGCGACTTCAAAAGCAATATTTTTAAATTTTGGAGACAAAGAAGCTCTGTACGCTTCAAAAGCAATTCAGAAATTAAGACAAGAAAATATAAAAGTAGAATTGTATCCAGATAACGTAAAAGTGGGAAAACAGTTTCAGTACGCCGATAAACGTTTGATTCCGTTTGCAGTAATTGTGGGCGATCAGGAAATTGCTTCCAATTCTTATGCCCTTAAAAATTTAGTAACGGGAGAACAGGTTTCTGTAGATTTCGAAGGATTGAAAAATGCTTTATTGGGATAA
- a CDS encoding ABC transporter permease, whose protein sequence is MMLKLFKENIRIAFGSIKTQLLRTILTVLIIAIGITALVGILTVVSALENTISTNFASMGANTFNINQYENNVRNRGGNEREVINPIISYPEAVAFKNKYKYPFTETSLSFTATSKAEVKYLDTKTDPEIKVVGVDEHFIANSGLETTLGRSFNQFDIENNTYSCVVGSDFEKGLLKDVNPIDKIISIRGARFKVIGVLKEKGSTFGNSQDLRVLIPIQVARSLFTAPNINYTVSVMVSKKELLDEAVDNATSTMRRVRKLSPVRDNNFGIGRSDDLINRILGITKYLGWAAWIISVITILGSSIALMNIMIVSVTERTREIGVRKALGAKRSTVAFQFFIETLLIGQIGGLVGIFLGILLGFGIATAMSFVFVIPWMAIFAAFATSFCVALVSGLYPAIKASKLDPIEALRYE, encoded by the coding sequence ATGATGCTAAAATTATTTAAAGAAAATATCCGAATTGCGTTTGGTTCCATCAAAACGCAATTACTGCGTACTATTCTTACCGTTTTAATTATTGCTATTGGTATTACCGCTTTGGTTGGAATCCTGACAGTTGTTTCTGCATTGGAAAACACCATTTCAACCAATTTTGCTTCAATGGGAGCTAACACTTTCAATATTAACCAATACGAAAACAATGTTCGTAATCGTGGCGGAAACGAACGTGAAGTTATCAATCCAATTATCTCTTATCCCGAAGCGGTTGCATTCAAGAACAAATACAAGTATCCTTTTACAGAAACTTCACTTTCCTTTACGGCAACTTCAAAAGCTGAAGTAAAATATTTAGATACCAAAACAGATCCTGAAATCAAAGTAGTTGGCGTTGATGAGCATTTTATTGCTAATTCTGGTTTAGAAACTACTTTGGGGCGTTCTTTTAATCAATTTGATATTGAAAACAACACCTATTCTTGTGTCGTAGGTTCCGATTTCGAAAAAGGACTTTTGAAGGATGTGAATCCGATAGATAAAATTATTTCGATTCGTGGCGCACGTTTTAAAGTTATTGGTGTTTTAAAAGAAAAAGGTTCCACTTTTGGAAACAGTCAGGATTTACGTGTTTTAATTCCAATTCAGGTGGCAAGATCTTTATTTACCGCACCAAATATCAATTATACTGTCAGTGTAATGGTTTCAAAAAAAGAACTTTTAGACGAAGCAGTTGATAATGCCACAAGCACGATGAGAAGAGTTCGAAAACTGAGTCCAGTGCGTGACAACAATTTTGGTATTGGACGAAGTGATGATTTAATTAACCGCATATTAGGAATCACAAAATATTTAGGATGGGCGGCATGGATTATCTCCGTTATTACCATTTTAGGATCTTCAATCGCTTTAATGAATATTATGATTGTTTCGGTTACTGAACGTACTCGTGAAATTGGTGTCCGTAAAGCTTTAGGAGCCAAAAGATCAACTGTGGCTTTTCAGTTTTTTATAGAAACATTATTAATTGGACAAATTGGCGGATTAGTTGGGATTTTCCTTGGAATCCTTCTTGGCTTCGGAATAGCCACTGCCATGAGTTTTGTCTTTGTAATTCCGTGGATGGCCATTTTTGCCGCT